In Sphingobium sp. Z007, one DNA window encodes the following:
- a CDS encoding TonB-dependent siderophore receptor — MVANKWLMLGCASLALISSHAFAQAPAAADDIAKTDGPITQASDIVVIAGIGYRDRTDTPEPVLKYGTEYFQRFEPLTAGDALKRVPSVTFLSDVIESDAPRLRGLPPGYTQILINGERVPGSSADRSFFLDRIPAELISSVEIVRSSSARRTGDAVAGSLNINLRDGYELNGGYVRAGGLVYDDNELEPSLGLVWGGAVGPGRLLLGANLQGRHNPKKKESYRYGDSPENNADYATDEFDNREDQTDTRDGKDYSFNGSYEIDTGNTNFKLNGFYVKTDRTETERSFEYDDATAVTGPVPTGNLLSDNANVAKIDQENFTIDGKLSHEWSAGKTSVRVGYAKFIEDRRETEYEIGFDVDEGDDPEFEGALTQTDIKDQEFSVKLEHEVPLSETMKFVFGGFYQDKNRRTGIFEAESDDNGDAGFDWNQFERNPTELAGAFGDLEAADGGDNRIKEKRRDAFALVEGNMDSLKWEAGLRYEHTKVRISDYTVDADLRDQKASYDAFLPSASFKYSLTASDRIIGSVARTLRRPEFNYISPALLEEEVGDSDLLGNPQLRPEKAWGVDLGYEHRMGTGGIVGVNLFYRKIKDLIELTNTGVEGSEGEGTFVYQPKNVGDGKVWGVEFDLSTNLGVIGLPDTGIFGNVSWLDSEVTDFAGKRRFNDQSKYVYNFGFIQDFPKAEAAFGATYRKQGAAFGRVISEEVTTTYGADLEIFVEKRFGKKFTIRAVGSNLLNGAKREVFNKFDNLADQLDRNFDEYELESEKAGPVFQVMARMAF; from the coding sequence ATGGTCGCGAATAAGTGGCTGATGCTTGGTTGCGCATCTTTGGCGCTGATTTCTTCTCATGCTTTTGCTCAGGCGCCGGCCGCGGCGGATGATATCGCCAAGACGGACGGCCCAATTACCCAAGCGAGCGACATCGTCGTCATCGCCGGCATCGGCTATCGCGACCGCACCGACACGCCCGAACCCGTGCTGAAATATGGCACCGAATATTTCCAGCGCTTCGAGCCGCTGACCGCCGGTGACGCCTTGAAGCGCGTGCCGTCCGTGACCTTCCTGTCGGACGTGATCGAAAGCGATGCGCCGCGCCTGCGCGGTTTGCCGCCGGGCTACACCCAGATCCTGATCAATGGCGAGCGCGTCCCCGGCTCCAGCGCCGACCGCAGCTTCTTCCTCGACCGTATCCCGGCCGAACTGATCTCCAGCGTCGAAATCGTCCGTTCCTCCTCCGCGCGGCGCACCGGCGACGCGGTGGCGGGATCGCTCAATATCAATCTGCGCGACGGCTATGAACTGAATGGCGGCTATGTCCGCGCCGGTGGCCTGGTCTATGACGATAATGAACTGGAACCGAGCCTGGGCCTGGTCTGGGGTGGCGCGGTCGGTCCCGGCCGTTTGCTGCTGGGCGCGAACCTGCAGGGACGCCACAATCCCAAGAAGAAGGAAAGCTATCGCTACGGCGATTCGCCGGAAAACAACGCGGACTATGCGACCGACGAGTTCGACAATCGCGAGGACCAGACCGACACGCGCGACGGCAAGGATTACAGTTTCAACGGCAGCTATGAAATCGACACGGGCAACACCAATTTCAAGCTGAACGGCTTCTATGTGAAGACCGACCGCACCGAAACCGAGCGCAGCTTCGAATATGACGACGCCACCGCCGTCACCGGCCCGGTGCCGACCGGCAATCTGCTGAGCGACAACGCCAATGTCGCCAAGATCGACCAGGAGAATTTCACGATCGACGGCAAGCTGAGCCATGAATGGTCGGCGGGCAAGACGTCGGTGCGCGTGGGCTATGCCAAGTTCATCGAGGATCGTCGCGAGACCGAATATGAGATCGGTTTCGACGTGGACGAGGGCGACGATCCTGAGTTCGAGGGCGCGCTGACCCAGACCGACATCAAGGACCAGGAATTTTCGGTCAAGCTGGAGCATGAAGTGCCGCTCAGCGAGACGATGAAGTTCGTGTTCGGTGGCTTTTATCAGGACAAGAACCGCCGCACCGGCATCTTCGAGGCGGAATCCGACGACAATGGCGACGCCGGGTTCGACTGGAACCAGTTCGAGCGCAACCCGACCGAGCTGGCGGGCGCCTTCGGCGATCTGGAAGCGGCCGATGGCGGCGACAACCGGATCAAGGAAAAGCGTCGCGACGCCTTCGCCCTGGTGGAAGGCAATATGGACAGCCTGAAGTGGGAAGCGGGCCTGCGCTACGAACATACCAAGGTTCGGATCAGCGACTATACCGTCGACGCCGACCTGCGCGACCAAAAGGCGAGCTATGACGCTTTCCTGCCGTCGGCCTCGTTCAAATATTCGCTGACCGCCAGCGACCGCATCATCGGGTCGGTCGCGCGCACGCTGCGCCGTCCAGAGTTCAACTATATCTCGCCGGCTTTGCTGGAAGAGGAAGTGGGCGACAGCGACCTGCTGGGCAATCCGCAGCTGCGGCCCGAAAAGGCGTGGGGCGTGGACCTGGGCTATGAACATCGCATGGGCACGGGCGGCATCGTCGGCGTCAACCTGTTCTACCGCAAGATCAAGGATTTGATCGAGCTGACCAACACCGGCGTCGAAGGATCGGAAGGCGAGGGCACCTTCGTCTATCAACCCAAAAATGTCGGCGACGGCAAGGTGTGGGGTGTGGAGTTCGACCTGTCGACCAATTTGGGCGTGATCGGCCTGCCCGACACCGGCATCTTCGGCAATGTGTCCTGGCTGGACAGCGAAGTCACCGATTTTGCGGGCAAGCGCCGGTTCAACGACCAGTCGAAATATGTCTATAATTTCGGCTTCATCCAGGATTTCCCGAAGGCGGAGGCCGCGTTCGGCGCGACCTATCGCAAGCAGGGCGCGGCCTTTGGCCGGGTGATTTCGGAAGAAGTGACCACCACCTATGGCGCGGATTTGGAAATCTTCGTGGAAAAGCGGTTCGGCAAGAAGTTCACGATACGCGCGGTCGGCTCCAACCTGCTGAACGGCGCCAAGCGCGAAGTGTTCAACAAGTTCGACAATCTGGCCGACCAGCTGGATCGCAACTTCGACGAATATGAACTGGAAAGCGAAAAGGCCGGCCCGGTGTTCCAGGTCATGGCGCGCATGGCGTTCTGA
- a CDS encoding OPT family oligopeptide transporter codes for MAELTLRGVILGALITLIFTAANVYLGLKIGLTFATSIPAAVISMAVLRLFSTGTILENNIVQTIASAAGTLSAIIFVLPGLVIIGWWQGFPYWLSACTIALGGILGVMYSVPLRRALVTGSDLPYPEGVAAAEVLKVGAGSREGLEENRRGLAAIVASAIAAASFSIIAKTKILAEEAATFFPFGGGATSVSTSFSMALIGVGHLVGLSVGVAMFIGLLISWVGIVPYLTTPVPAGADLADLVGTTFRMKARFIGAGTIGVAAIWTLLKILGPIVSGIRSALVANATRKAGNAADLDITERDLPISIVGGTILAALVPIGFLLWVFAQGGPIADNPVPIIGLTLAYVLVAGIIIASVCGYMAGLIGASNSPISGVGILAVLGASLMLAAIYGSGGDDPQQTQALIAYALFTTAIVFGIATISNDNLQDLKTGQLVGATPWKQQIALILGVLFGALVIPPVLDLLNSAFGFAGAPGAGPNALPAPQAALISALAKGVLGGDLDWGLIGIGAGIGAVVVLVDELLGKSGKLRLPPLAVGMGIYLPMALTLLIPVGALIGHLYNRWSLRQANPEFAERMGVLMATGFIVGESLFGVAFAGIVASTDSDAPLALVAENAWAVPLSILVFAGAIAALYAKLKNWASSPLT; via the coding sequence ATGGCCGAACTGACGCTGCGCGGGGTCATTCTCGGCGCGCTCATCACTCTCATCTTCACCGCGGCGAACGTCTATCTCGGCCTCAAGATCGGCCTGACTTTCGCCACCTCCATCCCCGCAGCGGTCATCTCCATGGCCGTGCTGCGGCTGTTTTCGACCGGCACGATCCTGGAAAACAACATCGTCCAGACGATCGCGTCCGCCGCGGGCACGCTGTCCGCCATCATCTTCGTGCTGCCGGGCCTGGTCATCATCGGCTGGTGGCAGGGCTTCCCCTATTGGCTGTCCGCCTGCACCATCGCGCTGGGCGGCATATTGGGCGTCATGTATTCGGTGCCGCTGCGCCGGGCGCTCGTCACCGGCTCCGACCTCCCCTATCCCGAAGGCGTCGCGGCGGCCGAAGTGCTGAAGGTCGGCGCGGGCTCGCGCGAGGGGCTGGAGGAAAATCGCCGGGGCCTGGCCGCTATCGTCGCCAGCGCGATCGCCGCAGCCAGCTTTTCGATCATCGCCAAGACGAAAATCCTGGCCGAAGAAGCCGCCACCTTCTTCCCATTCGGCGGGGGCGCGACGTCGGTCTCCACCAGCTTCTCGATGGCGCTGATCGGCGTCGGTCACCTCGTCGGGCTTTCTGTGGGCGTCGCCATGTTCATCGGCCTGCTCATCAGTTGGGTCGGCATCGTCCCCTATCTGACCACCCCCGTCCCCGCCGGCGCGGACCTGGCCGATCTGGTCGGCACCACCTTCCGCATGAAGGCCCGCTTCATTGGCGCGGGCACCATCGGCGTCGCGGCGATCTGGACCCTGCTCAAGATCCTCGGCCCGATCGTCAGCGGCATCCGCTCCGCCCTGGTCGCCAACGCCACGCGCAAGGCGGGCAACGCCGCCGACCTCGACATCACAGAGCGCGACCTGCCCATCTCCATCGTCGGCGGCACCATCCTCGCCGCGCTGGTGCCGATCGGCTTCCTGCTCTGGGTCTTCGCTCAGGGCGGTCCGATCGCCGACAATCCCGTGCCGATCATCGGCCTGACGCTGGCCTATGTGCTGGTCGCGGGCATCATCATCGCGTCGGTCTGCGGCTATATGGCGGGTCTGATCGGCGCATCGAACAGTCCGATTTCGGGCGTCGGCATCCTCGCCGTGCTGGGCGCGTCGCTGATGCTGGCCGCCATCTACGGTTCGGGCGGCGACGATCCGCAGCAAACGCAGGCGCTGATCGCCTATGCCCTGTTCACCACCGCGATCGTGTTCGGCATCGCCACCATCTCCAACGATAATCTGCAAGACCTCAAGACCGGCCAACTGGTCGGCGCGACGCCGTGGAAGCAGCAGATTGCGCTGATCCTGGGCGTGTTGTTCGGCGCGCTGGTGATCCCGCCGGTGCTCGATCTGCTCAACAGCGCCTTCGGTTTCGCCGGCGCGCCCGGCGCCGGGCCGAACGCCCTGCCCGCGCCGCAGGCCGCGCTCATCTCCGCTCTGGCCAAGGGCGTGCTGGGCGGCGATCTCGACTGGGGCCTGATCGGCATCGGCGCGGGCATCGGCGCCGTCGTGGTGCTGGTCGATGAACTGCTGGGCAAGTCGGGCAAGCTGCGCCTGCCCCCGCTCGCGGTCGGCATGGGCATCTATCTGCCGATGGCGCTCACCCTGCTGATCCCGGTCGGCGCGTTGATCGGCCATCTCTACAACCGCTGGTCGCTGCGCCAGGCGAACCCGGAATTTGCCGAACGCATGGGCGTGCTGATGGCGACCGGCTTCATCGTGGGCGAAAGTCTGTTCGGCGTCGCCTTCGCCGGCATCGTCGCCAGCACCGACAGCGACGCGCCGCTCGCGCTGGTGGCGGAAAACGCCTGGGCCGTGCCGCTTTCCATCCTGGTCTTCGCCGGTGCCATTGCGGCGCTCTATGCCAAGCTCAAAAACTGGGCGAGCAGCCCACTGACCTAA
- a CDS encoding M1 family metallopeptidase yields the protein MSLKKVLPLLIAAAPVALLSPALAQTAPTGPAAGITTQLPRGAAPSHYAIEVTPDAAKLTFTGKVTIDVSVATALPTLVLNAADLTVSTVTLTPANGKAIKGVAKVDADAQTVSLDFGKPIQPGSYKVDIVYAGIINQQANGLFALDYTDNAGAAKRALFTQFEAPDARRFVPSWDEPSYKATFDLSAVIPTGQLAVGNMPVKATKDLGGGKSMVTFGTSPKMSSYLLFFGLGELDRATKMAGNTEVGVIVGKGNTGKAQLALDASVSILPYFNDYFGVPYPLPKLDNVAGPGQSQFFSAMENWGAIFTFERALLVDPRFTSEATKRRIYETVAHEMAHQWFGDLVTMAWWDDLWLNEGFASWMATKVTDKLQPDWEMLLTRVDGREAAMSLDSLATTHAVVQKITTVDQVNQAFDAITYQKGEAVITMLEGYAGEDAWKAGIQAYMKAHAYGNTVTDDLWKAVEGAGAKGLVSIAHDFTSKPGIPLVTVDSAVCKGGSTVLTLSQSEFSRDQKNKAPLSWNVPVKAQTLGGEAQRLILQGKGTVTLPGCGAYVVNAGQTGYYRSLYPAANVKALAKDFTKLASIDQTGLLADNFQLGLGGYQPIGLAMDLVDAVPATASPAVLAEVPEYISSAHAMLESDKAAQARVAAYGSAKLGPVLAGIGYDAKPGEAAQAPVLRQALVATLGDMGDKAVVAEANRRFAQPALLDGPLRNTWLSIIAKNADQATWDKLRAMAKGATTDLEKSSTYALLGGAKDEKLAAQALDLAMTDEPGKTTSAAIISAVGYEHPMLAVDYVLAHRAQYEAMIDVSARSQALARLGGGSADPAMATKLDAYATQYLTPESRKVVDRAISAIKTRIETRSRLQAPLTAWFAAKK from the coding sequence ATGTCGCTTAAGAAAGTTCTGCCGCTGCTGATTGCGGCCGCCCCCGTCGCCCTGCTGTCGCCTGCGCTGGCCCAGACCGCGCCGACCGGCCCTGCCGCTGGCATCACCACCCAATTGCCGCGCGGCGCAGCGCCCAGCCACTATGCGATTGAAGTGACGCCCGATGCGGCGAAGCTGACGTTCACAGGCAAAGTGACGATCGACGTCAGCGTTGCGACCGCGCTGCCGACGCTGGTGCTGAACGCGGCCGATCTGACCGTCTCCACCGTCACGCTGACGCCCGCAAACGGCAAGGCGATCAAGGGCGTGGCGAAGGTAGATGCGGATGCGCAGACCGTGAGCCTGGATTTCGGCAAGCCGATCCAGCCTGGCAGCTACAAGGTCGACATCGTCTATGCCGGCATCATCAACCAGCAGGCGAATGGCCTGTTCGCGTTGGACTATACCGACAATGCAGGGGCGGCTAAGCGCGCGCTCTTCACGCAGTTCGAAGCGCCCGATGCGCGCCGGTTCGTGCCGAGCTGGGACGAGCCGAGCTATAAGGCGACGTTCGATCTGTCCGCGGTCATCCCCACGGGCCAGCTTGCGGTCGGCAACATGCCGGTCAAGGCGACCAAGGATCTGGGCGGCGGCAAGAGCATGGTGACGTTCGGCACCAGCCCGAAAATGTCCTCCTACCTGCTGTTCTTCGGGCTGGGCGAACTGGACCGGGCGACCAAGATGGCCGGCAATACCGAAGTCGGCGTGATTGTTGGCAAGGGTAATACCGGCAAGGCGCAACTGGCGCTGGATGCGTCGGTCAGCATCCTGCCCTATTTCAACGACTATTTCGGCGTGCCCTATCCGCTGCCCAAGCTGGATAATGTCGCTGGCCCCGGCCAAAGCCAGTTTTTCAGCGCGATGGAGAATTGGGGCGCGATCTTCACCTTCGAACGCGCCTTGCTGGTCGATCCGCGATTCACGTCCGAAGCGACCAAGCGCCGCATCTATGAAACGGTGGCGCATGAAATGGCGCATCAGTGGTTCGGCGATCTCGTCACCATGGCCTGGTGGGACGATCTGTGGCTGAACGAGGGCTTTGCGAGCTGGATGGCGACCAAGGTGACGGACAAGCTGCAACCTGACTGGGAAATGCTGCTGACCCGCGTCGATGGGCGCGAGGCGGCGATGAGCCTCGATTCGCTCGCCACCACCCATGCCGTCGTGCAGAAGATCACGACCGTCGATCAGGTGAACCAGGCGTTCGACGCCATCACCTATCAAAAGGGCGAAGCGGTCATCACTATGCTGGAGGGGTACGCCGGCGAGGACGCGTGGAAGGCGGGCATTCAAGCCTATATGAAGGCGCACGCTTACGGCAACACCGTGACCGACGATCTGTGGAAAGCGGTCGAGGGGGCGGGGGCCAAGGGGCTGGTGAGCATCGCGCATGACTTTACGTCGAAGCCGGGTATCCCGCTGGTCACGGTGGACAGCGCGGTGTGCAAGGGCGGATCGACGGTCCTGACGCTGAGCCAAAGCGAGTTCAGCCGCGACCAGAAGAACAAGGCGCCGCTATCGTGGAACGTGCCGGTCAAGGCGCAGACGCTGGGCGGCGAGGCGCAGCGGCTGATTTTGCAGGGCAAGGGGACGGTGACGCTGCCGGGCTGCGGCGCGTACGTCGTCAATGCGGGGCAGACGGGCTATTATCGTTCGCTCTATCCGGCCGCGAACGTGAAGGCGCTGGCGAAGGACTTCACCAAGCTCGCCAGCATCGACCAGACCGGGTTGCTGGCGGATAATTTCCAGCTTGGCCTGGGCGGCTATCAGCCGATTGGGCTGGCGATGGACCTGGTGGACGCGGTGCCCGCGACCGCCAGCCCCGCCGTGCTGGCGGAGGTGCCCGAATATATCAGTAGCGCCCATGCGATGCTGGAAAGCGACAAGGCCGCGCAGGCGCGGGTTGCCGCCTATGGATCGGCCAAGCTGGGGCCGGTGCTGGCAGGGATCGGCTATGACGCCAAGCCGGGCGAGGCGGCGCAGGCGCCGGTGCTGCGTCAGGCGCTGGTGGCGACGCTGGGCGACATGGGCGACAAGGCGGTGGTGGCGGAAGCCAATCGCCGCTTCGCCCAGCCGGCGCTGCTTGATGGGCCGCTGCGCAACACATGGCTGTCGATCATCGCGAAGAACGCCGATCAGGCGACCTGGGACAAGCTGCGCGCCATGGCCAAGGGCGCGACGACGGACCTGGAGAAGAGCAGCACCTATGCGCTGCTGGGCGGGGCGAAGGACGAAAAGCTGGCGGCGCAGGCGCTGGACCTCGCCATGACCGACGAGCCGGGCAAGACGACGAGCGCGGCGATCATCAGCGCGGTGGGCTATGAGCATCCGATGCTGGCGGTCGATTATGTGCTGGCGCACCGGGCGCAATATGAGGCGATGATCGACGTGTCGGCGCGCAGCCAGGCCTTGGCGCGCCTGGGCGGGGGATCAGCCGATCCGGCGATGGCGACGAAGCTCGACGCCTATGCCACCCAATATCTGACGCCCGAATCGCGCAAGGTGGTGGATCGCGCCATCTCCGCGATCAAGACGCGGATCGAGACGCGGAGCCGCTTGCAGGCGCCGCTGACCGCCTGGTTCGCGGCGAAGAAGTAA
- a CDS encoding IS5 family transposase: MAHRSIGQERFGFAGRARSASSLDTLGKLIDWASVAALLDPLYSASKGEPAWPPLAMFKALLLSIWYDLSDVKLAEALDDRASFRRFCGFSGTEATPERTAFVRFRKELVAHKLDRLLFLAVTAQLKSKAVTVKTGTLVDATIIASASEDDDDARWVKHKGKRAVHGFKAHVGADADTALVEEVSITSANINDGKAGPEALPDNPGEVFADSAYRGNHFCDAVRAKGGIARIVATGMWGRDEQETLRKLKEWNQPIHRVRGRIEKIFGTWKRCYGLRRMRWRGLAKAAVQVHLTAIAYNLKRTMNILAALA; the protein is encoded by the coding sequence GTGGCGCATCGTTCGATTGGTCAGGAGCGGTTTGGTTTTGCTGGTCGCGCGCGGTCGGCATCATCGCTCGACACGCTTGGCAAGCTGATTGATTGGGCTTCGGTCGCGGCGCTTCTCGATCCGCTTTATTCTGCCAGCAAGGGCGAGCCCGCCTGGCCACCTCTGGCGATGTTCAAGGCCCTACTTTTATCGATCTGGTACGACCTGTCGGACGTGAAGCTGGCCGAGGCGCTTGATGATCGGGCTTCCTTCCGCCGCTTTTGTGGTTTTTCGGGTACGGAAGCGACACCAGAACGGACAGCATTTGTACGCTTTCGCAAGGAACTGGTCGCCCACAAGCTGGATCGGTTACTGTTCCTGGCTGTGACGGCGCAGCTCAAATCAAAGGCAGTCACAGTCAAGACCGGCACGCTGGTCGATGCCACGATCATTGCCTCGGCCAGCGAGGACGATGATGATGCGAGATGGGTCAAACATAAGGGAAAACGGGCTGTCCATGGCTTCAAGGCACATGTCGGCGCCGATGCTGATACGGCGTTAGTCGAGGAAGTATCGATCACATCTGCCAATATTAACGATGGCAAGGCAGGCCCCGAAGCGCTGCCCGACAATCCCGGCGAGGTGTTTGCCGACAGTGCCTATCGCGGCAACCACTTCTGTGATGCTGTGCGGGCAAAGGGCGGCATAGCGCGGATCGTCGCCACCGGCATGTGGGGCCGCGACGAACAGGAAACGCTGCGTAAACTCAAAGAATGGAATCAACCGATCCACAGAGTGCGGGGCCGGATCGAGAAGATCTTCGGTACATGGAAGCGCTGCTATGGCCTGCGCCGAATGCGATGGCGAGGTCTCGCCAAAGCCGCCGTTCAAGTCCATCTCACCGCCATCGCCTACAACCTCAAGCGCACCATGAACATTCTCGCGGCCCTGGCATAA
- a CDS encoding DUF3606 domain-containing protein, producing the protein MRQAPKTSDPFMDADRVTLDNEAAILYWTYRFDVSPEELAEAVELVGDSVDAVAAYLNTGR; encoded by the coding sequence ATGAGACAGGCACCCAAGACCAGCGACCCCTTTATGGATGCGGACCGCGTTACGTTGGATAATGAGGCCGCGATCCTCTACTGGACCTATCGCTTCGACGTATCGCCCGAAGAATTGGCGGAGGCGGTCGAGCTCGTCGGCGACAGCGTCGATGCCGTCGCCGCCTATCTGAATACCGGACGCTAA
- a CDS encoding acetyl-CoA hydrolase/transferase family protein → MTIKSIYDGKRMTADQAVALIPDGAKIVAGLAVSFPPALAAALADRVRARALRDATLYAMLAPAASAAAILAPDLGDRIRRISLFHGGVERANDALLASGSGPLTELLPVPFHQIPRALTEHIGVDSFITTVSPMDANGYFSLGTDTDYALAVARSGARLIVEVNPAMPYVHGDCLVHVSDVTALVEHHVPLCQIPSLPRNATDEAIGAIIAAMVDDGACLQMGIGAVPDAVCAALMGHRRLGIHTELLSPGLVSLIQAGVVDNSAKSLHLGKSVFAFAMGDQPLYDFLHDNPALEARPVDYVNAPHIIAQNDAMLSVNATLQLDLAGACNSEFVNGRQYSGTGGQLDFVRGAYASKGGRSIIACHSTAAKGSVSRIVPWLDGPVTTPRTDTHIVVTEFGSADMKGKSLADRARALIAIAHPAFRDDLARAARERRVF, encoded by the coding sequence ATGACGATCAAGAGCATCTATGACGGGAAGCGGATGACGGCGGACCAGGCGGTCGCGCTGATCCCGGATGGCGCAAAGATCGTCGCCGGCCTCGCCGTCAGCTTCCCGCCCGCGCTGGCGGCGGCGCTGGCCGACCGGGTCCGCGCCCGCGCGCTGCGCGACGCCACCCTTTACGCCATGCTTGCGCCCGCGGCGTCCGCGGCCGCCATCCTTGCCCCGGACCTTGGCGATCGCATCCGCCGGATCAGCCTGTTCCATGGCGGCGTGGAGCGCGCCAATGACGCGCTGCTGGCGAGCGGTTCTGGCCCCTTGACCGAATTGCTCCCCGTCCCCTTCCACCAGATACCCCGCGCCCTGACAGAGCATATCGGCGTGGACAGCTTCATCACCACCGTCTCGCCAATGGACGCCAACGGCTATTTCAGCCTCGGCACCGACACCGATTATGCGCTGGCGGTCGCGCGCAGCGGCGCGCGGCTGATCGTGGAGGTCAACCCCGCCATGCCCTATGTCCATGGCGATTGCCTGGTCCATGTGTCGGACGTGACCGCCCTGGTCGAACATCATGTCCCGCTCTGCCAGATCCCGTCCCTCCCCCGCAACGCGACCGACGAAGCGATCGGCGCGATCATCGCCGCCATGGTGGATGATGGCGCCTGCCTGCAAATGGGCATCGGCGCAGTGCCCGACGCGGTCTGCGCCGCGCTGATGGGCCATCGGCGCCTCGGCATCCACACCGAACTGCTTTCACCCGGCCTCGTCAGCCTGATCCAGGCCGGGGTAGTCGACAACAGCGCCAAGAGCCTGCACCTCGGCAAGTCGGTCTTCGCCTTCGCCATGGGCGACCAGCCGCTTTACGACTTCCTGCACGACAATCCCGCGCTCGAAGCCCGTCCGGTCGACTATGTGAACGCGCCCCACATCATCGCCCAGAACGACGCCATGCTTTCGGTCAACGCCACGCTGCAACTGGACCTGGCGGGCGCCTGCAATTCGGAGTTCGTCAACGGCCGCCAATATAGCGGCACCGGCGGCCAGCTCGATTTCGTGCGCGGCGCCTATGCGTCGAAGGGCGGCCGGTCGATCATCGCCTGCCATTCCACCGCGGCGAAAGGCAGCGTGTCGCGCATCGTCCCCTGGCTCGACGGCCCGGTCACGACGCCGCGCACCGACACCCATATCGTCGTCACCGAATTCGGCTCTGCCGACATGAAGGGCAAAAGCCTGGCCGATCGCGCCCGCGCGCTCATCGCCATCGCCCACCCCGCCTTCCGCGACGATCTGGCGCGCGCCGCGCGGGAACGCCGCGTGTTCTAA
- a CDS encoding phytase encodes MISCFTFITLSACTTAEVEIPVAVRIANATPAVSVTARGETTPVGTSNADAADDPAIWRNAADPAQSLIVGTDKKAGLYVYGLDGKTRAFLDAGRVNNVDLKDGVAIGGAPGILVAASDRNDIAHAKIALFRLDPASAKLTALGKVDGGAGEAYGVCLGRDAGILSAFIVLKDGTINQVAIDASSATPSGKIVRTMKLGTQSEGCAVDDRTGTLYVAEEDVGLWRFDARATGSTTPTKIAAADGKNLVMDAEGVAIAPVGEKDGYVLVSSQGDNAYVLYRISDDSYVGRFRVVDGAIGGSEETDGIELMLGDFGPAYPGGLFIAQDGHNAAAAQNFKLVAWDDIVKALGLPN; translated from the coding sequence ATGATTTCCTGTTTCACTTTTATTACGCTGTCCGCCTGCACTACCGCCGAAGTGGAAATTCCGGTCGCCGTGCGCATCGCCAATGCGACCCCCGCCGTCTCGGTTACCGCACGTGGCGAAACCACGCCGGTTGGCACGTCCAACGCCGACGCGGCCGACGATCCGGCGATCTGGCGCAATGCCGCCGACCCGGCGCAAAGCCTGATCGTGGGCACGGACAAGAAGGCGGGCCTTTATGTCTATGGTCTGGACGGCAAGACGCGCGCCTTTCTGGACGCGGGCCGGGTCAATAACGTGGATCTGAAGGACGGCGTGGCTATTGGCGGCGCGCCCGGCATCCTGGTCGCCGCCAGTGACCGCAACGACATCGCCCATGCCAAAATCGCCCTCTTCCGCCTCGATCCCGCCAGTGCCAAGCTGACCGCGCTGGGCAAGGTCGATGGCGGCGCGGGCGAAGCCTATGGCGTCTGCCTTGGACGTGACGCAGGCATCCTGTCCGCCTTCATCGTGCTCAAGGACGGCACGATCAACCAGGTGGCGATCGACGCATCAAGCGCGACGCCCAGCGGCAAGATCGTCCGCACCATGAAGCTGGGCACCCAGTCGGAGGGCTGCGCCGTCGATGACCGCACCGGCACGCTCTATGTGGCGGAAGAAGATGTCGGTCTGTGGCGCTTCGATGCGCGCGCGACCGGATCGACCACCCCCACCAAAATCGCCGCAGCGGACGGCAAGAATCTGGTCATGGACGCCGAAGGCGTCGCCATCGCGCCCGTGGGCGAGAAGGACGGCTATGTCCTCGTCTCCAGCCAGGGCGACAATGCCTATGTCCTCTATCGGATCAGCGACGACAGCTATGTCGGCCGCTTCCGCGTGGTCGATGGAGCCATTGGCGGGTCGGAGGAAACCGACGGCATCGAACTGATGCTGGGCGATTTCGGCCCGGCCTATCCCGGCGGCCTGTTCATCGCGCAGGACGGCCATAACGCGGCCGCGGCCCAGAATTTCAAGCTGGTCGCCTGGGACGATATCGTAAAGGCGCTGGGTCTGCCGAACTGA